Within the Nicotiana tabacum cultivar K326 chromosome 11, ASM71507v2, whole genome shotgun sequence genome, the region CTCGTACAGTTTCATTATGTGTGGGGTTCGGGAAAGAGCCAGACCACAAGGGTTTATCGTACGCAATCGTATTCTATATTTCTGCAAGAGATTGATTCCACTACCAAAAAATAGCTGTTTACCGACGCAACAGTACCGACAGACTTTTTTCCGTCACTATTCTGAAGGAGTTTCCGTCGGAGTCCTTCAGTACTTTTGAactttttaatttctaatttttttaaaaaataaccgACGAACAACTCTCGGTAAATAATGATACTTTGACCGGTCAAAATTTAATTGGTTGTATTGATGCACTCCGTCGGTAAATTACCAACGGACTCTCTCGCAatattttgtatttatatttttgaataatttttttagGTACCGACGGTGTGGAATTCTATGGCTTGAACGCACCTGTGACCTCCTGGTTGCATGATAACAATTTTACCAGTTACGTCAAGATTCCCCTTCAatccaaaataatttaaaatattaatttgttTTCAACGAAGTATAATATTATAACCCTATTTCGTTTACTTCCAATTTTTTCTGTATTAATGAAATTGGAACTCttagggtcgtttggttggaatacgatttgtaccggtataagttatgccggtataagttatattgggataagttatgctgggattagttatgctAGAACTGTTGTTTATTCattatttggtatgttgtattaagaatgacaattgcataatttctaagaagaaggtataagttataccggtgctaattaccccatcttttataaggtataagttatcccagtgTTAAAATTAACACCAGGATAACTTATATCtgatttgctaaccaaacagaaTATTAagatggtattaaatttttatatcacccttataccttcttatacctcataccaaacgacccgtTAGTTCATTACTTATTTAGAATATTGTTATAATCGTGAAATTAAAGTATTTACCAGGGGTTACACCCATACACGTGCATTTGTTTCAACGTACTTAAGATATCATAAACAAGACCAAACCTCCatctaaaaaggaagaaaaataagtatcaacaacaacaatgacatgACTTAGactacttaccttaaaatattaTGTAGTAAGCCGTGTAATGATCTTCAACCATACAATTGTAAAGACAATCTTAtactctttttttcaaattttgtgGTGATTatttttggtgaaataatcacCAGTGCTGGAGCCACTAGGAAGGGATGTCAAATGACACCCATTTGAGGAAAAAATACATTGTGTacatggataaaaataaattatatatatatatatatatatatatatatatatatatatatatatatatatatatatatatatatatatatatattgactccGCTTAATTTTCTggtatgtttacttttatatattttgacatcTCTTAACAAAAATTTTGGCTCTTCCACTGATATTCACAAGTATAAAGTTTTCACAGAGGTAAAAAATGTTCTCAATTAATGAACACTTGCATTGTGTTTCTATTACATCTGTATACGAGTCAGCAAAAACACAAGGAAGCAAACAAGATGATATAATCTTTAGTAAACAGTGGAGCCAATTTTTTTCCTAAACCTTTTGCCCTGCATTATTGCCGATGTTGCTCGGACCAAGACAGATCTAGGGTGGCAGAAAAATTTCCCCTTTGGccgaaaaattatatatattgtatatataaaatCAAAATTACTTCTTATACATAGAAAATAAATGTTAATTTCCATGACATATTTGTGTGTCAATTTATAATATTCCGAATCCAACCACAATGCAGTATAATCTTACAAGTAAGATCTGGAAATAATAGGATGTACACAACCTTACTCTTATTGGCGAAGACAGGATCCATACGAAGggagttcaattttttttttttaactagtGAGAATTGAACCTATGACCTTACGaaggttttgaacccccttgaccactaaatTACACTTTTGAGTTGTGTTAAGggagttcaaaatttaatatatagaggtaaaaaatagattttgccttatatacaCAGTATAAATTTTTGGCGAAGGGAGTTCGGATGAACCCCCTCCCGCCTTCCTAAATCCGCCTTCTGAAAAGACAGAAATACTGTTTCCAATAGACTTAATATTCCGAATCCCCTTAGTATAAATTCTGGCTCCGCTACAAGCTCGAACTTTCCGAAAATATTCTTGGGATGTGTGACACATAGATTATAATTACAGTCTgtcattattttctttaaaaaaaaagagtgcaaGAAGAAAAGTCTTGTTTAGCAAGCAGTTGCATCATTCTTTCGTCATTTTATCCTTCAATCTCCACTATAAAACCCTATCAAATTTAGGTTATCTTAAACCGAGCTACAAAAATGGCGGAAACTCCAATAACAACACAATCAGAACAAAAACCCCATGTCGTCCTTCTACCAACTCCAGGAATGGGTCACTTAGTCCCCCTCGTTGAATTCGCCAAACGACTTATTCACGAGCACGACTTCTCTATAACAGTCATCCTTCCTACTAACGGTCCTATCTCTGAATCTCAAAAAAAATTCCTCAACTCCCTTCCTTCTACCATGAATTACCTCCTTTTACCTCCCGTTAACTTCGACGATTTACCCGAAGATGTTAAAGCCGAGACACGTATCTCTCTTACAGTCACACGTTCACTTCCTTCTTTTCGTAAAGTTTTCATGTTACTAGTTGAAACGAAGAAAACAGTTGCTTTAGTGGTTGATCTTTTTGGCACGGATACATTTGATGTAGCAAAAGAATTTAATGTTTCTCCTTATATTTTTTACCCTACTACAGCTATGTGTTtgtcattatttctttatttGCCTACACTTGATGCAGCTGTGTCATGTGAGTATAGAGAGTTGAAAGAACCGGTTCGGATTCCGGGTTGTGTTCCTATTGAAGCAAAGGAACTTCTCGACCCGGTTCAGGATAGGAAGAATGATGCTTACAAATGGCTGCTTCATCATACGAAAAGGTATAAAATGGCGGAGGGAATAGTGGTGAATAGTTTCAAGGAGTTGGAACCAGGTGCCATTAAAGCTTTGCATGAGGAAGAACCAGGTAAGAAGAGACACAATTTAGAGTTAATTTGATGGGTTGATGTTTTTAACATATGATCCTGCTGTTAGTTACTGCTTTGTTTTCATGGCTTCTACACCATCGTTTTTTCCCCATAACTACTGTGCTTAtacttttcttgagccgagggtataTTGGAAATAACCTTTTTACCATAACTATTGGTTACCATAACTATTGGGGTAaagtatgcgtacacactacccttctccGATCTCAATACGTGGGATTACACcgaatatattattattattgtgttgttgttgatgtttttAGTAATTCATTATgctttaaaatttatataatctatacttgttaaaattttaagtgatTTATTTTGCATATACTCCGAGAGTCCCTTACTTCCACTTATGTGGCACTATCAGTGTTCCTtctatttcaatttatatgatttttttttaaagttcattttacccttaatgaaaagcttttataatcacaaaaatattataatatatttaaaatcacaaatctcatatataatcatacAAATGTTATGATATGTTTAAAATTACAAGTTTcataaatctttattttttcttaagcCCTTTGATCAGTCAAATATCTTCACATACATTAAAATAAAAGTGGTATTTAGATAATTAGAGTAGTGTTTCATCGGCAAtgacttttaaatatttttaaatatattgatttattAACTATTTTGACTTAGATCATTGTTTTTAGtactttttatttaaatttatttcaataagttcgaattTCGCTACATAAACTGAAACATAGGGAATCTATACTTATACTCCCTCTCAAATATACTTGGATCAGTTGAACCTATTGACTAATTATATGGTACATACGCCTCTGCAGATAAGCCACCGGTTTACGCAGTTGGACCGCTTATACATATGGATGTAAGCAGTAAAGCTGAGGAATTAGAATGTTTGAAATGGCTAGATGAGCAGCCATGTAACTCAGTTTTGTACATCTCCTTTGGAAGTGGTGGAACTCTCTCACATGAGCAGCTAATTGAACTTGCAATGGGTTTAGAAATGAGTGATCAAAGATTTTTATGGGTTATAAGATGCCCAAATGATAGAATTGCTAATGCCACTTACTTTAATATCCAAAGTTCAAGTAACCCTTTTGATTTTTTACCACAAGGGTTCTTGGAAAGGACCAAAGGACAAGGATTAATGGTGCCTAATTGGGCTCCACAAGCCCAAATCCTTAGCCATAGCTCGACAGGCGGGTTCTTGACTCACTGTGGATGGAATTCGACGTTAGAGAGTGTGGTCCATGGCATTCCACTTATTGCTTGGCCGTTATATGCAGAACAAAGAATGAACACGATAATGTTAAACGAGGATCTAAAAGTGGCATTGAGGCTGAAAACCAGTGAGAATGGCGTCGTGGGAAGAGAGGAAATTGCTGAAGTGGTAAGAGAATTGATGGAAGGTGAAGGAGGAAAAGGAGTTCGTAGTAGAATGAGAGATTTAAAAGATGTAGCTGCTAAAGTACTTGGTGAAAATGGTTCTTCTACAAAAGCACTAGCTGAACTGGCTTCCAAAATGAGAAAGGTATTACAGAATTGATTAATGTACACATGGGCtttgttcttgttgtagttaaaaagttggttgtatttgtgatttaagggtgaaaatttTAGGCATCTGAGTTTTGTACAGCGATGATATCTATGTATGAAATAAGAGTCTATTTCATGTTATGGTTATTTATTAGAGTTAAAGTTATATGCGCTGTCAGTTATGTAAGTGTTTTTACGCTATCGAATCATCTAAAGAATGTTTACAATATCAGTAAAAATTTCAACGAATACGAGATGAAATAATTCTCAtattcatattttgattattttctacATTAATTTGTAATATCTGACCACCTTCTAGAAATTGTGTTAAAGTCAAAGTCGTGTCAAAGAGTGGAGGGCACTAAGAATCAATGGAGTAGTTAAGTGGTAGCCAAGAGGAGGACCCAAAATTTTAACACGAAaagccgaacattgaaggataagatccagacactcaTTGAAAACAAGGTCATATAGGCGaaggaagccgcacctaatgtccgcaacaatccattccctgatcatagaggtgacgGTGTACATATTAtagaaacaaatgaagaatgagacGTTGAGGGGTTAATCGGACTTATCCGAGAAGACGATGACTTTAtggttgcagtcacacttaagagtaccattattctttttattatCGCCTCTACAGATTTTTAGTATTTAGGGTGGCAAGTTATTTATCATAATCCTTTCTGGGGCTCCTATGATCTTTGTTGTTACAAATAGGTCCGCCACATAAACATAAGTAGTTTTGCCAACAGAGAGTCAAGTGTTCATAACTTTTGACCCATGTGGGGTTACAATATATTAAGTGTATATGTTAAACTGTCAAAAATAGTAGGTGTCAATGATTGGCAGCAACTATTTAATATAGTTGTATTGAAATCTGTGGGCGACTGTATTCTATGGTATACAATCTGTGGCAATTCCCAACAGGGCAGCTAAGCCTAAACCATTCAATAATGAGTCCCAAATTATGACATAGTTATATGCCCGGTCATATTTAGCGAGGAAATTTGAAGCCTAATGCTCTCCATAAAACAATGTACTTAATCGGAGAGTTATTTGCCTGGTCATAAGTTCAATAAACACATTTACCACAACCTCAGTTTTAAAAGGCAGAATTGACGGAGCACTCGTAATACACCCCTAAGCTTATGTGTGGGACTTAGTTCGGTAAGACTTACGCCTCGGCCATCGGGGCTTACGCCCCGGACACGCCCAACGCCCATCTTACTGGGCTCGTCTAATAGAACTTTATGTAACTGTATGTAACTAACcttgtaaatcctcaaattttcttaataaatcgcTGACTAtttaaaattactttttttaattataaatcattaaattgagagtattttatgtcataattaaaataaaaattattgcacgTTATCCAGTAAGACTGCTATGATAGTTAATCttaaataaatctttcaattaaaaagtatttatttattaacttttcTTATGTCTTTACTATATAATAGTCCAtaaaattttttataattatttttctaaatattaattttttcacgtttacgagatacaatacttagtaactatttacaaataattagttatcatgatattgtatggtgaattatgtgtcactttattaacttgttgaaacttaaaaatgaATAATGCTAgagaataatatttaaattgtgaattatgtttttatataaattctctttcaaatagaaagcatattaaataaaaggattattttaagaaaaatatcaaattataatatcgaaattctttcaaaattcattactccttagcacacacacacacacacacacacacacacacacacacacacacatatatatatatatatatatatatatatatatatatatatatatatatatatatatatatatatatatattatgtgtcattttattaatttgtcgaaacttaaaaataaatgatgttaaagaatcatatttaaattgtgaattatgttttcatataaattctctttcaaatagaaagcatattaaataaaaggagtattttaagaaaaatatcaaattataatatTGAAATTCTTCAAGATtcattacacacacacacacacacacacacacacacacacacacacacacacacacacacacacacacacacacacacacacacatatatatatatatatatatatatatatatatatatatatatatatatatatatatatatatatatatatatatatatatatatatatatatatatatatatatattgtatggtgaattatgtgtcactttattaacttgttgaaacttaaaaatgaATAATGCTAgagaataatatttaaattgtgaattatgtttttatataaattctctttcaaatagaaagcatattaaataaaaggattattttaagaaaaatatcaaattataatatcgaaattctttcaaaattcattactccttaagacacacacacacacacacacacacacacacacacacacacacacacatatatatatatatataagatttcGTATGgaatacattacttttgatgtttgagttATAACGACATTACATCTAATTtgtatattatgatatatgtcatacttttcGTATTATTCTGTATACAGTGGAATCGAAGGGTCCAATTCCTCATCGTCGAGGCACCCCAGAAGATCATCTCGAAGCCTCGAGGATGCAAGGCTATGTTCGAGTTCTTTCCATCGAGGTTCATTGACGCCCGACCTTGGAACGATATTGACCGCGGCTTCGGTAGAAAcagggagttcccaaggcgcatGAAAAAAGCCGACAAAGACTAGTAGGCTAGTCCTGACACAAATCTAGGCGTTAAGCTGTActatctccatatctttgtaataaatgcattatGTACTATGTTAAGACTCCCCTCTTATATAAAAgagatccttgtcattttgtaaaaaaCAAATTGCTCCTATCGCtccataaaaaatatacaaaaacatTCTCCCTGTTCTATAATACATTCTCCATAAAATGCGTATTGATCATAgcaaggcgatgactattgttccttaggtctctTTTGATGGACCAACAAAGTTTTAAATGATCTGGGTCCGGTGACCCGGGCACATACCACTGGTGTGGGCACAAAATTTTTGAAATCTGGCGGAATATTGGTTTTATGgacctaaaatgccaaaagacgagtaacggtcatggcaaaACCATGACTATTGTTTGTTTGGTCGAGTTGAAGggccggaaaaatattaggcgatctaGGTTAGGTGGCCTGGGCCCATGCCaccggcgtgggctatagcacacaaaatctgcgaattgggcaaaattccaattttgtggccctaaaacgctaaaaatgaTAACGGTCACGTCGAGGcggtaactattgttccttaggtcatttttaaatgGCTGgcaaagttttaggcgatccatTCTGGGGTCCCGAGCTTATGCCAtcggcatgggctaaagcacatgaaaatctgcGAATCGagcaaaattccaattttatgtcCCTAAATCACTAAAAATGATAACGGTCACATCAAGGCagtaactattgttccttaggtcgttttaaAGGGCCGAAAACGTTTTATGCTATCCATTTTGGGGACCCGGGCTCATGCTACCGGCGTGGGCTAAAACAtatgaaaatctgagaatcgggcagaattccagtttttaggccctaaaaattgagtaacggtcatagcgaggcggttactattgttcctttggtcatttttgaTAGTCCAGCAAAGTTTTAGATGATTCATGTCCGGTGGCCCGAGCCCATGCCACTGGCGTTGGCTAttacacacgaaaatatagaaattgggcggaattccaattttatggcacaaaaataccaaaatatgcgtaacggtcatggcgaggcggtgactattattccttaggacATTATTTTGGGTCGGTAAAGTTTTAGACGATCCTCGTCTGGTGGCCGGGCTCATGCCACcggcgtgggttatagcatacgaaaattcgGGAATCGGAcagaatttcaattttatggtCCTACAATGCCAAAAAGCTGATTAACGGTCATAGCGAAGCTATGACTATTGTTACTTAGCTCGATTTTGATGGGTTGgccaaatattaggcgatctgggtccgatGGGCCTTGCCCATGCCACCGGCATGGTATATTGttcacgaaaatctgggaatcgtgcaaaattccagttttatggccctaaaacgcaaaaaaacgagtAACGGTTACAACAAGGTGGTAATcattgtttcttaggtcatttttgaatGGGCGGTAAAGTTTTAGACGATATAGGCCTGGTGGCTTAGCCCCATATCActggcatgggctataacatacgaaaatctggaaatcgggcggaattctagttttatggccataaaatgccaaaaaatgaataATGATCAATGAtgaggtgactattgttccttaagttATTTTTGATAGGCCGTTTAATATTTTAGACAATACAGGTAcggtggcccgggcccatgttatcagcgtgggctacagcacaggaaaatctgggaatcgggcataattccagttttatggtcctaaaacgccaaacaatgagtaatggtcatggaaaggtagtgactattgttccaaaggtcatttttgatgggccgacaaagTTTTAGACGATTCGGGTCGGGTAGCCTGGGCCCAATCCACT harbors:
- the LOC107809534 gene encoding hydroquinone glucosyltransferase-like, with the protein product MAETPITTQSEQKPHVVLLPTPGMGHLVPLVEFAKRLIHEHDFSITVILPTNGPISESQKKFLNSLPSTMNYLLLPPVNFDDLPEDVKAETRISLTVTRSLPSFRKVFMLLVETKKTVALVVDLFGTDTFDVAKEFNVSPYIFYPTTAMCLSLFLYLPTLDAAVSCEYRELKEPVRIPGCVPIEAKELLDPVQDRKNDAYKWLLHHTKRYKMAEGIVVNSFKELEPGAIKALHEEEPDKPPVYAVGPLIHMDVSSKAEELECLKWLDEQPCNSVLYISFGSGGTLSHEQLIELAMGLEMSDQRFLWVIRCPNDRIANATYFNIQSSSNPFDFLPQGFLERTKGQGLMVPNWAPQAQILSHSSTGGFLTHCGWNSTLESVVHGIPLIAWPLYAEQRMNTIMLNEDLKVALRLKTSENGVVGREEIAEVVRELMEGEGGKGVRSRMRDLKDVAAKVLGENGSSTKALAELASKMRKVLQN